A stretch of the Glycine soja cultivar W05 chromosome 13, ASM419377v2, whole genome shotgun sequence genome encodes the following:
- the LOC114382022 gene encoding transcription factor MYB23-like, with amino-acid sequence MGRSPCCSKEGLNRGAWTAHEDKILREYIRVHGEGRWRNLPKRAGLKRCGKSCRLRWLNYLRPDIKRGNISPDEEELIIRLHKLLGNRWSLIAGRLPGRTDNEIKNYWNTNLGKKVKDGHQTTANNTQNPMPHLAPIHMATSSISLSPPKLDSRVVRTKATKCSKVLFLNPPPHPSMPNKSKTEAEAEARLVDGVISNQMEHTTYDNGFLSFPDEEKELSTDFLIDFNVGDVCLSDLLNSDFSNTYNFSCTNVNHHEQLSPCSDQPDAMFSDEVLKDWTHSNFADEANASNNLHSFISFESTEE; translated from the exons atggggAGAAGCCCTTGTTGTTCAAAGGAGGGTTTGAATAGAGGTGCTTGGACAGCTCATGAAGACAAAATCCTCAGAGAATACATTAGAGTCCATGGTGAAGGAAGATGGAGAAACCTTCCCAAAAGAGCAG GTTTGAAAAGATGTGGAAAAAGTTGCAGACTTAGATGGTTGAATTATCTCAGACCAGATATTAAGAGAGGCAATATATCCCCAGATGAAGAAGAGCTCATCATCAGGCTACACAAGCTCCTGGGAAACAG ATGGTCTTTAATAGCTGGGAGGCTTCCAGGACGAACAGACAATGAAATAAAGAATTATTGGAACACCAATTTAGGAAAAAAGGTGAAAGATGGCCACCAAACCACTGCAAACAACACACAGAATCCAATGCCCCATTTGGCCCCCATTCATATGGCCACTTCCTCAATCTCCCTATCTCCTCCTAAACTAGATTCTCGTGTTGTCCGTACAAAGGCTACCAAGTGCTCCAAGGTATTATTCCTAAACCCACCCCCTCACCCATCAATGCCGAACAAGTCCAAGACTGAGGCAGAGGCAGAAGCAAGGCTTGTGGATGGTGTAATTAGTAACCAAATGGAACACACTACATACGACAATGGGTTCCTGTCGTTTCCAGACGAAGAAAAAGAACTCTCAACAGATTTTCTCATAGATTTCAACGTGGGGGATGTTTGCTTGTCTGATCTACTCAACTCAGATTTCTCAAACACGTACAATTTCAGCTGCACTAATGTTAACCACCACGAGCAGTTATCGCCTTGTTCGGACCAACCTGATGCCATGTTCTCAGATGAAGTTCTCAAGGACTGGACACACAGCAATTTTGCAGACGAAGCGAATGCTTCCAACAACCTTCATTCTTTCATTTCGTTTGAGTCTACTGAGGAATGA